A portion of the Granulosicoccus antarcticus IMCC3135 genome contains these proteins:
- a CDS encoding LacI family DNA-binding transcriptional regulator, with protein sequence MRKLARATLKDVAELSGVSEISVSRVMRNTPNISSTLRKKVEQAAATLNYTPNRVAGALASKSTQLLAVIVPSMSNSVFPEVLDGIDAVLSKTAYRTVLGISHYDEQREEEIIQDLLSWNPSGIIVTGFEHTARSLDMLSRFPNPVIEIMDADGSPIDVSIGVSHQQAGILMADHLVGQGYRKIAYVGAEGERPSRSIKRRESFRKRLSELAVPLSCMQIEASDSSVLLGKQTCSDLLRKYPDTDAIYFDNDDLVVGAYMHCLQAGIDIPGQLALAGFNGLPFMDAMPMKITTIRTPRLEMGVAAAELFLARMETEKQAPAEGSKVVMPLQFILGETS encoded by the coding sequence ATGCGAAAACTGGCACGAGCAACGCTGAAGGATGTGGCAGAGCTGAGCGGCGTCAGCGAGATTTCAGTATCCCGTGTCATGCGCAATACCCCCAATATTTCATCCACGTTGCGCAAGAAGGTTGAGCAGGCTGCCGCCACCCTGAATTACACCCCTAACAGGGTGGCTGGTGCTCTGGCATCCAAGTCAACACAATTACTGGCCGTGATTGTGCCGTCCATGAGCAATTCGGTTTTTCCGGAAGTGCTGGATGGTATTGACGCGGTGCTCAGTAAAACGGCGTATCGGACCGTATTGGGAATATCGCACTACGATGAACAGCGTGAGGAAGAGATTATTCAGGATCTTCTTTCCTGGAACCCCTCGGGCATTATCGTGACCGGATTCGAACATACAGCGAGAAGTCTTGACATGCTCTCGCGGTTCCCCAATCCGGTCATCGAGATAATGGATGCGGATGGTAGTCCCATTGATGTCAGCATCGGAGTGTCGCATCAGCAGGCTGGCATCCTGATGGCTGATCATCTGGTTGGGCAGGGCTACAGAAAAATTGCCTATGTCGGAGCCGAGGGAGAACGACCTTCGCGTTCGATCAAACGTCGAGAGTCTTTCAGGAAGCGCCTGTCAGAACTGGCCGTGCCGCTGAGCTGCATGCAGATCGAAGCTAGTGATTCTTCGGTTTTGCTGGGTAAGCAGACCTGCTCTGACTTGTTGCGAAAGTATCCTGATACCGATGCGATCTATTTTGATAACGACGACCTGGTCGTCGGTGCTTACATGCATTGTTTACAGGCAGGCATTGATATTCCGGGTCAGTTGGCCCTGGCAGGGTTTAACGGTTTACCCTTCATGGATGCCATGCCGATGAAAATAACGACTATCCGAACGCCGCGGCTGGAAATGGGAGTTGCGGCTGCCGAATTGTTTCTGGCGCGTATGGAGACAGAAAAGCAGGCGCCTGCTGAGGGTTCAAAGGTCGTCATGCCATTACAATTCATTCTGGGTGAGACCAGTTAA
- a CDS encoding alpha/beta hydrolase, whose translation MTDFSNSEFIDWNDAFENGAYIPGAALLPDKWARLSAQLRDRQQAGGRMQADIRYGEGERQVLDIFHPEGESCGLVVLVHGGYWLRFDKSNWSFLAEGCLAHGWSVAIPSYRLAPDVPISDITQDVAAAVQLAAQNVSGPIRLVGHSAGAHLVARLLCADQILSEAVAARLAHVVPVSGIFDLRPLQANHMNESLQLDLKQAVAESPVAHQPRRAVPMTLWVGAEERPEFLRQTRLLCEKWSAEMDHIHACYEPGKNHFSVIDGLTRPDSALVRALLGID comes from the coding sequence GTGACTGATTTCTCCAATAGCGAATTCATCGATTGGAACGATGCGTTTGAAAATGGTGCCTATATACCCGGTGCCGCCTTGTTGCCGGATAAGTGGGCACGACTGTCGGCGCAGTTGCGAGATCGGCAGCAAGCTGGCGGCCGAATGCAGGCGGATATCCGGTATGGAGAGGGTGAGCGTCAGGTTCTCGATATTTTTCACCCTGAGGGTGAATCTTGCGGCCTGGTTGTTCTGGTGCATGGCGGCTATTGGCTGCGCTTCGACAAGAGCAACTGGTCGTTTCTGGCAGAGGGCTGCCTGGCGCATGGCTGGAGCGTTGCAATTCCAAGCTACCGCCTGGCTCCGGATGTACCGATCAGCGATATCACACAGGATGTCGCTGCTGCCGTACAGTTAGCGGCGCAAAACGTATCAGGGCCTATCAGGCTGGTGGGTCACTCTGCGGGTGCTCATCTGGTAGCCCGACTACTGTGTGCTGACCAGATTCTGTCCGAGGCTGTCGCTGCTCGATTGGCTCATGTGGTGCCTGTTAGCGGTATTTTTGATCTGCGACCTTTGCAGGCCAACCATATGAATGAATCATTGCAACTGGATCTGAAACAAGCTGTGGCAGAAAGCCCTGTGGCACACCAACCTCGAAGAGCGGTCCCCATGACGTTGTGGGTGGGCGCGGAAGAGCGACCGGAGTTTTTGCGCCAGACGCGACTGCTGTGCGAAAAATGGTCGGCTGAAATGGATCATATTCATGCCTGCTACGAGCCTGGCAAGAATCATTTCTCGGTAATTGACGGATTAACCCGACCCGATAGTGCGCTGGTCAGGGCACTGCTGGGTATTGATTAG
- a CDS encoding hydroxypyruvate isomerase family protein, protein MTKFSANLGFLWTELSLPDAIRAARSAGFDAVECHWPYDTPTDDINAALAETGLSMLGLNARRGDTSAGENGLSALPDRITQARSFIDEAIQYASLTNTACVHVMAGFVSGSQAHKTFIENLQYACDQAASHNITILIEPLNSYDAPGYFLSTSEQAESIITEVDRTNIKLMFDCYHIQLMEGDLSNRLTRLLPIIGHIQFASVPDRGSPEHGEVCYRHIFDVLSKLGYKSALGAEYKPAGKTDQTLGWMSTLK, encoded by the coding sequence ATGACCAAATTTTCGGCCAATCTTGGTTTTCTCTGGACCGAGCTATCGTTACCAGATGCTATTCGAGCAGCCAGATCTGCAGGTTTTGATGCAGTCGAGTGCCATTGGCCATACGACACGCCGACGGATGATATCAATGCCGCATTGGCAGAAACCGGTTTGAGTATGCTGGGCCTTAACGCGCGACGCGGAGATACCAGTGCCGGGGAAAATGGCCTCTCAGCGCTGCCCGATAGAATAACTCAGGCTCGGAGCTTCATCGATGAGGCAATCCAGTATGCCTCACTAACGAATACAGCCTGTGTTCATGTCATGGCCGGGTTCGTATCCGGCTCACAAGCCCACAAGACGTTTATTGAAAATTTGCAATATGCCTGTGATCAGGCCGCCAGCCACAACATCACCATATTGATCGAACCCTTGAATAGCTATGATGCTCCGGGCTACTTCCTGAGTACCAGTGAGCAGGCAGAGAGCATTATCACGGAAGTTGATCGCACCAATATCAAGCTGATGTTCGATTGTTATCACATCCAGCTGATGGAAGGAGATTTGAGTAACCGACTGACAAGGCTTTTACCAATAATAGGCCATATCCAGTTCGCCTCAGTTCCGGACCGTGGCTCACCGGAGCACGGTGAAGTTTGCTACCGACATATCTTTGATGTCTTGAGCAAGCTTGGCTATAAGAGCGCACTGGGAGCTGAATACAAACCGGCCGGCAAGACAGATCAGACACTGGGCTGGATGAGCACCTTGAAATAG
- the otnK gene encoding 3-oxo-tetronate kinase — MLLGCIGDDFTGSSDLANTLAKQGMRTVQYTGVPAEDAAADIEAGVVALKSRSIDPQDAIEQSLRALEWLQKQGCTQFLFKYCSTFDSTPQGNIGPVIDALAEALDADRIIVCPAFPGTGRSIYQGHLFVNDVLLNQSGMQNHPLTPMTDPDIRRWLQLQTQSEVGHVAAKDVLHGTEAIRAALLREQLANKRLVVVDALRDEDLMQIGEAAADLKLITGGSGIALGLPENFRRQGKITSSSANWQGESGKCVALSGSCSTATRTQLQLHLKDNPGFEIIAADVIEGRIDAPTIANWLIANQGVPVAYSSADPEIVKQVQNQYGREQSAHAIESLFADIARLLVAGGITKILTAGGETSGAVVEALNLSTLEIGPEIDPGVPALRAGEKLVIALKSGNFGAPDYFVKAAGILDRQA; from the coding sequence ATGTTACTAGGATGCATTGGTGATGATTTCACCGGCTCAAGCGATCTGGCCAATACGCTGGCCAAACAAGGCATGCGTACGGTTCAATACACTGGCGTACCTGCCGAGGATGCGGCAGCTGACATTGAAGCCGGAGTTGTGGCCCTCAAATCCCGCTCCATTGATCCTCAGGACGCAATAGAACAGTCGCTGCGAGCACTTGAATGGCTACAAAAACAAGGATGCACGCAGTTTTTGTTCAAATACTGCTCCACCTTCGACTCGACACCGCAGGGCAATATCGGTCCGGTTATTGATGCACTGGCAGAGGCACTCGATGCAGATCGCATCATTGTCTGCCCGGCCTTTCCCGGCACAGGTCGATCTATCTATCAGGGGCATCTGTTCGTCAATGATGTGCTCCTGAATCAAAGTGGCATGCAGAATCATCCCCTGACACCCATGACTGACCCTGATATTCGTCGCTGGCTACAACTTCAGACACAGTCTGAAGTGGGCCACGTTGCCGCCAAAGATGTCTTGCACGGCACCGAGGCCATCAGGGCGGCCTTGTTGCGAGAACAGCTGGCGAACAAACGTCTGGTGGTGGTGGACGCTCTGCGTGATGAGGATCTGATGCAGATTGGTGAAGCAGCGGCTGATTTGAAATTGATTACTGGCGGTTCAGGGATTGCACTGGGTCTGCCCGAGAATTTCAGGCGGCAGGGCAAGATCACCTCCAGCTCTGCAAACTGGCAAGGTGAGAGCGGCAAATGCGTGGCTCTGTCCGGATCATGCTCGACGGCCACCCGCACCCAGCTGCAACTTCACCTGAAGGACAACCCGGGATTCGAGATTATTGCGGCCGACGTCATTGAAGGTCGTATCGATGCACCGACAATCGCAAACTGGCTAATCGCCAACCAGGGCGTTCCTGTCGCTTACAGCTCAGCGGACCCAGAGATTGTAAAACAGGTTCAGAACCAATACGGACGTGAACAATCTGCACATGCCATTGAATCCCTCTTTGCTGACATCGCCCGCTTACTGGTAGCAGGAGGCATCACCAAGATTCTAACGGCCGGTGGCGAGACCTCTGGTGCCGTGGTCGAGGCCCTGAACCTGTCAACACTGGAAATTGGCCCCGAAATCGATCCGGGAGTACCCGCTCTGCGCGCGGGCGAAAAGCTTGTCATAGCCCTGAAATCCGGTAATTTTGGTGCACCCGATTATTTCGTCAAAGCGGCCGGCATTCTGGATCGACAGGCATGA
- a CDS encoding ABC transporter substrate-binding protein produces MLKSPACAFGVALAATLATAWSAAALADPVKVGMITTLSGGGSGLGIDVRDGFLLATRDNKDIELIIEDDQNKPDVAVQLADKMIQSDKVDILTGIIFSNLAMAVVPAAVNQGKFYLSPNAGPSALAGKGCHMNYFNVAWQNDNLHEAAGSYANSAGLVNSFILAPNYPAGKDALTGYKRYYEGDLAGELYTKLGQTDYAAEIAQIRASEADSVFFFLPGGMGISFMKQWDQADIDLPVLGPAFSFDQGILGAVGDAALGVKNTSQWSKDLDNEANIAFVADFQAAYGRLPSLYASQGFDTGNLLLSAMAKSPVTDADAFRSALEEADFASTRGSFSFDNSHHPIQDIYVREVVREGEVLTNKIVSKALTQHSNAYATECVM; encoded by the coding sequence ATGCTGAAATCCCCTGCCTGTGCATTTGGTGTCGCACTTGCCGCCACACTGGCTACTGCCTGGTCGGCAGCGGCTCTGGCGGATCCTGTCAAAGTGGGGATGATCACGACTTTGTCGGGGGGCGGTTCTGGCCTGGGGATTGATGTCCGGGACGGGTTCCTGCTCGCTACCAGAGATAACAAGGACATCGAACTGATCATCGAAGATGATCAGAACAAACCGGATGTCGCCGTCCAGTTGGCAGACAAGATGATTCAGTCCGATAAGGTGGATATTTTGACGGGCATCATTTTCTCCAATCTGGCAATGGCTGTGGTGCCGGCTGCTGTCAATCAGGGAAAATTCTATCTGTCTCCCAATGCCGGACCCTCGGCTCTGGCAGGTAAGGGTTGCCACATGAATTATTTCAATGTTGCCTGGCAGAACGACAATCTGCATGAAGCCGCTGGCAGCTATGCCAATTCTGCAGGTCTTGTCAATTCCTTCATTCTGGCGCCCAATTATCCGGCTGGAAAAGATGCGCTGACCGGCTACAAGCGTTATTACGAAGGCGATCTGGCGGGCGAGCTTTATACCAAGCTGGGTCAGACCGACTACGCCGCAGAGATTGCCCAGATTCGTGCCTCCGAGGCTGACAGTGTATTTTTCTTCCTGCCCGGTGGCATGGGGATCAGCTTCATGAAACAGTGGGATCAGGCCGATATCGATCTGCCAGTACTAGGGCCTGCATTCTCATTTGATCAAGGTATTCTGGGAGCTGTAGGCGATGCAGCGCTGGGTGTGAAGAACACATCACAGTGGTCCAAGGATCTGGACAACGAAGCCAACATAGCCTTTGTGGCTGATTTTCAGGCAGCCTATGGCCGTCTGCCATCGTTGTACGCATCGCAGGGTTTTGACACCGGCAACCTATTGCTCTCCGCCATGGCTAAATCGCCTGTCACTGATGCCGACGCCTTTCGCAGTGCTCTGGAAGAAGCCGACTTTGCATCCACTCGCGGCAGCTTCTCATTTGACAACAGCCACCATCCCATTCAAGACATCTATGTTCGGGAAGTGGTGCGTGAAGGTGAGGTGCTGACCAACAAGATCGTATCGAAAGCGCTTACGCAGCATTCGAACGCCTATGCTACTGAATGCGTGATGTAG
- a CDS encoding helix-turn-helix domain-containing protein, giving the protein MSVRTLSQRRTAIDTQWDCFLTGSGRTEKDSVNKDIMASWQRSAQYIQPHTNLAPIADEYSLKHTWQGSDLCQATLAEQANMNQLVNEGEMVAAIADTSGRLLWTAASKHMRPRAESVNFTEGGIWDESSVGTNAVGLSLALSRPVTVFSSEHFLPSIREWVCYAAPIIHPQTLECVGVLDMSTTWQHYTPMGQAAVAGIAQSISAHLPCAAPRAEIEIHALGQPRVIYQGEPIPMPLRQLEILCLLALNPEGLTLNQLHASLYGDAKVSMSTLKAELSHLRSRLGGHIGSRPYRLTVPFWADFLQIWKAHEASLTTEFMDLYRGPLLINSDSPELEEWRSCIDALAYKTLDKAVDTVMLVNRMGAGRIAGELVRNRLGGDLSH; this is encoded by the coding sequence ATGTCTGTCAGGACTCTGTCTCAAAGAAGGACTGCAATTGACACTCAATGGGATTGCTTTCTGACAGGCAGCGGCCGGACAGAAAAGGACAGCGTGAACAAGGACATCATGGCGTCCTGGCAACGCAGTGCGCAATACATCCAGCCCCACACGAACCTGGCGCCCATTGCCGATGAATACTCACTCAAACATACCTGGCAGGGTTCGGATCTTTGCCAGGCAACGCTGGCTGAGCAGGCCAATATGAACCAATTGGTGAACGAGGGTGAAATGGTCGCTGCCATTGCTGATACTTCCGGTCGCCTGCTCTGGACCGCTGCCAGCAAGCACATGCGTCCGCGTGCCGAGTCTGTCAACTTTACCGAGGGTGGCATCTGGGATGAGTCATCGGTCGGTACCAATGCAGTCGGCCTCTCATTGGCTTTAAGTCGACCGGTTACCGTTTTTTCCTCCGAGCATTTTCTGCCCTCGATACGAGAATGGGTCTGTTATGCAGCGCCGATCATTCACCCACAGACCCTGGAGTGTGTTGGTGTTCTCGACATGTCCACAACCTGGCAGCACTACACGCCCATGGGGCAAGCGGCGGTGGCCGGCATTGCGCAATCGATCTCGGCACACCTGCCATGCGCAGCTCCCCGAGCAGAGATTGAAATTCATGCACTGGGCCAACCCCGAGTCATTTATCAGGGAGAACCGATTCCGATGCCACTGCGGCAATTGGAAATTCTTTGCCTGTTGGCACTCAACCCTGAAGGGCTGACGCTCAACCAACTGCACGCCAGTCTGTACGGCGATGCCAAAGTCTCAATGTCGACACTCAAGGCGGAACTGTCGCATTTGCGTTCACGGCTTGGCGGACATATCGGCTCTCGCCCCTATCGGTTAACCGTACCTTTCTGGGCAGATTTTCTCCAGATCTGGAAAGCACACGAAGCCAGCCTTACAACCGAATTCATGGATCTGTATCGAGGCCCACTGCTGATCAATTCGGACTCTCCCGAGCTTGAAGAATGGAGAAGCTGCATTGATGCTCTTGCCTACAAAACACTGGATAAAGCCGTTGATACCGTCATGCTTGTTAACCGAATGGGCGCCGGCCGCATAGCGGGCGAATTGGTAAGAAATCGTCTTGGCGGCGATCTGTCTCACTGA
- the ltnD gene encoding L-threonate dehydrogenase: MATDTKVAVFGLGSMGYGIASSLLRAGVITHGFDVVAEQVAKFHAEGGAIGTLSEIGPDLDAVVVVVLNAAQTEAVLFGENAVLPKLKPGAVVIACATVAPDFARAMASRCKEYGVHYLDAPISGGSIKAANGQLSYMASGSPEALLAARPVLDATAAKVFELGDEAGQGSAMKAVNQLLAGVHIAAMAEALTFGMTQGISAEKFLEVIPECAGTSWMLENRAPHIVEGDYTPHSSIDIWPKDLGIVLDIAKTAKFSAPITATALQQFLAASGSGLGQEDDAAIAKVYARNAGLTLPGQD, translated from the coding sequence ATGGCTACAGATACAAAAGTTGCAGTTTTCGGACTCGGTTCCATGGGGTACGGAATTGCTTCATCATTACTTCGTGCAGGCGTCATAACGCACGGGTTCGATGTAGTCGCTGAGCAGGTCGCAAAATTTCACGCCGAAGGTGGTGCTATCGGTACCTTGTCCGAGATCGGGCCAGATCTGGATGCCGTGGTTGTGGTGGTATTGAACGCCGCCCAGACCGAGGCCGTACTCTTCGGTGAAAATGCCGTTCTGCCAAAACTCAAACCTGGCGCCGTGGTCATCGCCTGTGCAACAGTCGCACCGGATTTTGCCCGCGCCATGGCATCTCGCTGCAAGGAATACGGCGTCCACTATCTGGATGCACCTATCTCGGGCGGATCGATCAAGGCTGCCAATGGACAGCTTTCATATATGGCATCGGGCAGCCCTGAGGCCCTGCTGGCAGCTCGCCCCGTGCTGGATGCAACCGCAGCCAAGGTCTTCGAGCTCGGTGACGAGGCCGGCCAAGGCTCTGCCATGAAAGCGGTTAACCAATTACTGGCAGGTGTACACATTGCCGCCATGGCCGAAGCGCTGACCTTTGGCATGACGCAAGGTATTTCTGCAGAGAAATTTCTGGAAGTCATCCCCGAGTGTGCTGGCACTTCCTGGATGCTGGAAAACAGAGCGCCTCATATTGTCGAGGGAGACTACACCCCGCACTCTTCCATCGACATCTGGCCAAAGGATCTGGGAATCGTTCTGGATATCGCAAAGACGGCCAAATTCAGCGCACCCATCACGGCAACGGCCTTGCAGCAGTTTCTGGCGGCTTCAGGCTCCGGCCTGGGTCAGGAAGATGATGCAGCCATTGCCAAGGTCTATGCTCGCAATGCAGGCCTGACACTACCAGGACAAGACTGA
- a CDS encoding S41 family peptidase encodes MQFKDMKVIDTALVATRPRQRCLSIFALPALLVLSACGGGGGSGDSPFDPDSSASCEVDYQNQWVYDNMRDYYLFYDQVPVVNPQSYDSTQDLLSSIRFEERDPFSHLADATASDLLFQEGREFGLGYRWGYDEDDNARILQVVEASPFGLAGIERGDIIVSVNGLDWQSDELSELFQEDVVGTPETPTQSNWRIVKRESGAQVDIPISTAEYAINSVEAVAEFTNPDSGSKTGYFVFNRFLNTSEQELRDTFQQFGQSGVSDLIVDLRYNSGGRVFIAEVLASLIAGNARAGGLLYRYEYNDKYQNENYDLLLEENDESLDLSRVIFITRSSTASSSEIVTLGLSPHMEVVTVGSTTSGKPYIQRGRVRCGEQLNAIEAEGFNAAGVSVFGGMPASCQVADDRLHDFGLNDDGEFEGMLKAGIDYLAEGSCATTIAAKSAGIVDQADETELQGFELFAGSLR; translated from the coding sequence ATGCAGTTCAAGGACATGAAAGTCATAGATACCGCGCTTGTAGCTACTCGCCCCAGGCAGCGCTGTTTGAGCATTTTTGCATTGCCGGCATTGTTGGTTCTGAGTGCCTGTGGCGGCGGCGGAGGGAGTGGAGACTCACCCTTCGATCCTGATAGCAGCGCTAGTTGCGAGGTGGATTATCAGAATCAGTGGGTCTACGATAATATGCGCGATTACTACCTGTTCTATGATCAGGTGCCGGTAGTCAACCCACAGTCCTACGACTCTACGCAAGACCTGTTGTCAAGCATCCGGTTCGAGGAGCGTGACCCCTTCAGTCATCTGGCTGATGCCACTGCGTCAGATCTGCTGTTTCAGGAAGGTCGGGAGTTCGGGCTGGGTTATCGTTGGGGCTACGATGAAGATGACAATGCACGAATACTGCAGGTCGTTGAGGCCAGCCCTTTTGGTCTTGCCGGGATCGAACGAGGCGATATCATTGTGTCAGTAAACGGATTGGACTGGCAAAGTGACGAGCTGAGCGAATTGTTTCAGGAGGACGTTGTCGGCACGCCCGAAACACCTACTCAGTCAAACTGGCGAATTGTGAAGCGTGAATCCGGAGCGCAGGTAGATATACCCATTTCGACTGCTGAATATGCAATCAATTCGGTGGAAGCCGTTGCCGAGTTTACGAATCCGGATAGTGGCAGCAAAACGGGCTACTTTGTTTTCAACCGCTTTCTGAATACCTCAGAGCAGGAGCTGCGTGACACCTTTCAGCAGTTCGGCCAAAGTGGTGTTTCCGATCTGATTGTTGATCTTCGATACAATTCAGGTGGTCGGGTATTCATTGCCGAGGTTCTGGCTAGTCTGATCGCAGGGAATGCCCGGGCGGGTGGCCTGTTATACCGGTATGAATACAACGATAAGTATCAGAACGAAAATTATGATTTGCTGCTGGAAGAGAATGATGAAAGCCTGGATCTGTCTCGAGTCATCTTTATTACACGCTCTAGCACTGCATCATCTTCAGAGATAGTGACTCTGGGATTGTCACCGCATATGGAAGTGGTCACCGTGGGGTCCACAACCTCAGGTAAGCCGTATATCCAACGAGGCAGGGTTCGTTGCGGGGAGCAGCTTAATGCAATCGAAGCCGAAGGCTTCAATGCTGCGGGTGTGAGTGTCTTTGGTGGGATGCCTGCTAGTTGTCAAGTGGCAGACGATCGCCTTCATGATTTCGGTTTGAATGATGATGGTGAGTTTGAAGGCATGCTGAAAGCCGGTATTGACTACCTGGCTGAGGGTAGTTGCGCCACTACCATTGCTGCCAAATCTGCTGGCATCGTCGATCAGGCCGATGAGACAGAGCTGCAAGGATTCGAGCTCTTTGCAGGCTCGCTTCGCTGA
- a CDS encoding aldolase, with product MSHDTRLRETICRLACSMFERGLTGGSTGNISARTRDGGLLVSPTGTSFGRLDPATLSHFDRDGVLIGGDQPTKEMPLHKAFYATRSTAGAVVHLHACHSVALSMMPDVDEDNFLPPLTPYAIMKLGKVKLLPFFLPGDPAMGDAVKGLAGKRSAVMLANHGPVVAGKDVEAACNAIEELEDTARLAMMTRSFNPRMLSEEHVQAIVTKFDVEWDA from the coding sequence ATGAGCCACGATACCCGCCTGCGTGAAACAATCTGCCGACTAGCTTGTTCCATGTTCGAGCGTGGACTGACCGGTGGCAGTACCGGCAATATATCTGCACGCACTCGTGACGGTGGCCTGCTGGTGTCACCGACAGGTACAAGCTTCGGACGGTTGGACCCAGCCACTCTCAGCCATTTCGATCGTGATGGCGTATTGATTGGTGGCGATCAACCTACCAAGGAAATGCCTTTGCACAAGGCATTCTATGCAACTCGTTCGACAGCCGGGGCTGTTGTTCACCTGCACGCCTGTCATTCGGTTGCCTTGTCCATGATGCCCGATGTCGATGAGGACAATTTTCTACCGCCACTTACGCCCTATGCAATCATGAAGCTGGGCAAGGTCAAGCTGCTGCCCTTCTTCTTGCCGGGAGACCCTGCCATGGGAGATGCGGTGAAAGGATTGGCAGGCAAACGTTCGGCAGTCATGTTGGCGAATCATGGACCTGTGGTGGCGGGCAAGGATGTGGAAGCGGCCTGCAATGCTATCGAGGAGCTTGAAGATACGGCACGCCTGGCCATGATGACTCGCTCTTTCAACCCTCGGATGCTTTCTGAAGAGCATGTGCAGGCGATCGTAACCAAATTTGATGTGGAGTGGGACGCATGA
- a CDS encoding aldehyde dehydrogenase family protein — MIYADPNTNGAVVDFKQRYDNYIGGEWIAPVAGNYFDNVSPVNGKVFCQIARSDEADIELALDAAHAAREAWGKTSVAQRSNILLKIADRIEQNLEALAVAETWDNGKAIRETLNADVPLAADHFRYYAGCMRAQEGGIGEIDENTVAYHFHEPLGVVGQIIPWNFPLLMAAWKIAPALVTGNCVILKPAEQTPASIMVFMEIIGDLLPPGVLNIVNGFGREAGNALATSKRIAKIAFTGSTPTGSHILKCAAESIIPSTVELGGKSPNVYFEDIFDHEEEFISKCVEGAVLAFFNQGEVCTCPSRLLVQESIYPRFIKMVIERAALIKRGNPLDTDVMVGAQASQQQYEKILSYIEIGKQEGAEVLIGGGVESMSDGLTTGFYVEPTLLKGTNDMRVFQEEIFGPVISVTTFKDEAEALAIANDSEFGLGAGVWTRDMNLSYRMGRGIQAGRVWTNCYHHYPAHAAFGGYKKSGVGRETHKMMMDHYQQTKNLLVSYDINPMGFF, encoded by the coding sequence GTGATTTACGCAGATCCAAACACCAATGGAGCCGTCGTTGATTTCAAACAGCGGTATGACAATTATATCGGGGGAGAGTGGATAGCTCCGGTTGCCGGGAATTACTTTGACAATGTCTCCCCGGTCAATGGCAAGGTTTTTTGTCAGATTGCCCGTTCTGACGAGGCAGACATCGAACTGGCCCTGGATGCCGCCCATGCGGCCCGCGAGGCCTGGGGCAAGACATCGGTTGCACAGCGATCAAATATTCTGCTGAAAATTGCTGATCGTATTGAGCAGAATCTTGAAGCTCTTGCGGTTGCAGAAACCTGGGACAACGGCAAGGCCATTCGCGAAACGCTTAATGCCGATGTGCCACTGGCTGCTGATCATTTCCGATACTACGCCGGTTGCATGCGTGCACAGGAAGGCGGTATCGGAGAGATCGATGAGAATACCGTGGCTTACCATTTTCATGAGCCTCTGGGAGTTGTCGGGCAGATCATCCCCTGGAATTTCCCGCTGCTGATGGCGGCCTGGAAGATTGCTCCGGCTTTGGTTACCGGTAATTGCGTCATTCTCAAACCGGCGGAGCAGACACCAGCATCCATCATGGTTTTCATGGAGATCATCGGCGACTTGTTGCCACCAGGTGTGCTGAATATCGTCAACGGTTTTGGTCGTGAAGCCGGCAATGCTCTGGCAACCAGTAAGCGTATTGCAAAAATAGCCTTTACCGGTTCGACCCCGACGGGTTCGCATATTCTCAAATGTGCCGCAGAAAGCATTATTCCTTCAACCGTTGAGCTGGGCGGAAAATCGCCTAATGTCTATTTCGAGGATATCTTCGATCATGAAGAGGAATTTATCAGCAAGTGCGTAGAGGGCGCGGTACTGGCATTCTTCAACCAGGGAGAGGTGTGTACTTGTCCATCCAGGCTGCTGGTGCAGGAATCCATCTATCCGCGTTTCATCAAGATGGTGATTGAGAGAGCAGCTCTGATCAAACGAGGCAACCCGCTGGATACCGACGTGATGGTGGGTGCGCAGGCATCTCAACAACAATACGAAAAAATCCTCAGTTACATCGAGATCGGTAAGCAGGAAGGTGCCGAAGTTCTGATCGGCGGCGGTGTAGAGAGCATGAGTGATGGATTGACAACCGGTTTTTACGTAGAGCCAACGCTCTTGAAGGGCACCAATGACATGCGTGTCTTTCAGGAAGAAATCTTCGGTCCGGTTATATCCGTCACCACATTCAAGGATGAGGCGGAAGCCCTGGCCATCGCCAATGACAGTGAGTTTGGACTGGGTGCGGGCGTCTGGACTCGTGACATGAACCTGTCATATCGCATGGGTCGCGGCATACAGGCCGGGCGGGTCTGGACCAACTGCTATCACCATTATCCGGCGCATGCAGCGTTTGGTGGATACAAGAAGTCGGGAGTCGGTCGTGAAACTCACAAGATGATGATGGATCATTATCAGCAGACCAAGAATCTGCTGGTCAGCTACGACATCAACCCAATGGGATTCTTCTGA